In Mercurialis annua linkage group LG5, ddMerAnnu1.2, whole genome shotgun sequence, a single genomic region encodes these proteins:
- the LOC126681281 gene encoding ABC transporter C family member 13 isoform X2: MAFQKFSIDSLDNHHIFFKLGLLQRCILSSASLFLVFSCLKDSVIICLDITFGISINIISMKEASLKNSSVEDPLLPADIDVEGGCSVKNGNMHSWWDLITFKPITSVMKCGVIKQLGFEDLLCLPDDMDPSNCHDKLSCCWQAQETSSNPSLFKAICCAYGWPYFRIGLLKVFNDCIGFAGPLLLNKLIRFLQQGSAHWDGFILALCLGFTSILKSFLDTQYTFHLAKLKLKLRSSIMTVIYQKCLCVTLAERSKFSEGEIQTFMSVDADRTVNLFNSLHDAWSLPLQIGVALYLLYTQVKFAFLSGMAITILLIPVNKWISELIASATEKMMKQKDERISKTGEILTHIRTLKMYGWEHIFSSRLMETRSSEVKHLATRKYLDAWCVFFWATTPTLFSFSTFGLYTLMGHQLEAATVFTCLALFNNLISPLNSFPWVINGLIDAFISTRRLSRFLCCSEFKHELEKKVHSFYPNYQPDFVSDDAAVIMRDACCTWSSSDDETQNLVLKNVTFTVPKGSFIAIIGEVGSGKSSLLGAILGEMQFIRGSVHSIRSCAYVPQVPWILSGTVRENILFGEKYDSERYLDTIKACALDVDISLMAGGDMAYIGEKGVNLSGGQRARLALARAIYQGSDVYMLDDVLSAVDAEVARCILQNAILGPLLVEKTRLLCTHNVQAISSADMVVIMEKGHVKWIGSSTDLAMSSYSAFSPQNEFDTLSYVQEKELIANTSSESRKSPSLDEESIKVSEGAQEIFEPEQRKEGRVELSVYKSYATFSGWFITTIICLSAILMQASRNGNDLWLSYWVDTTRSSQEGFSTSFYLVVLCIFCIVNSSLTLVRAFSFAFGGLRAAVEVHNMLFYKLVDAPVQFFDQTPTGRILNRLSSDLYTIDDSLPFVLNILLANFVGLLGIAIVLSYVQVTFLLLMVPFWFIYSKLQFFYRSTSRELRRLDSVSRSPIYATFTETLDGSSTIRAFKSEECFLAKFTELVTLYQRTSYSETIASLWLALRLQLLGAFVISFIAVMAVVGSRGYLPISFGTPGLVGLALSYAAPIVSLLGNFLTNFTEIEKEMVSVERALQYMDIPRENLEGSQSLDPNWPFQGLIKFQSVTMRYKPSLPPALNGVNFTIIGGTQVGIVGRTGAGKSSILNALFHLTPVSSGCILVDGLNIVDVPVRDLRAHFSVVPQSPFLFEGSLRDNLDPLQMSNDLKIWSILEKCHVKEEIEMAGGLDIHVKGSGSSFSVGQRQLLCLARALLKSSKVLCLDECTANVDTQTASALQNVISTECKGVTVVTIAHRISTVVNMNTILVLDHGNVIEQGNPQALLQDEFSRFSSFAKASTM; the protein is encoded by the exons CTCTGTAGAAGATCCACTTCTTCCTGCTGATATCGATGTTGAGGGAGGTTGTTCTGTGAAAAAT GGAAATATGCACAGCTGGTGGGATCTCATCACATTTAAACCTATCACCTCTGTGATGAAGTGTGGTGTTATAAAGCAGCTCGGCTTTGAAGATTTGCTTTGCCTACCTGATGATATGGATCCTTCAAACTGTCATGACAAATTGTCATGCTGCTGGCAAGCTCAAGAGACTAGCTCTAACCCATCCTTGTTCAAGGCAATCTGTTGTGCATATGGATGGCCTTATTTTCGTATTGGATTATtaaag GTGTTCAATGATTGCATTGGTTTTGCGGGACCATTGCTTCTCAATAAGCTCATTCGGTTTCTTCAACAAG GTTCTGCACATTGGGATGGATTTATTCTTGCATTATGCTTAGGCTTTACTTCTATCTTGAA ATCTTTTTTAGATACACAATATACATTTCATCTTGCAAAGTTGAAGCTGAAGCTACGATCCAGTATAATGACTGTAATATATCAAAAG TGCCTTTGTGTTACCCTGGCAGAGCGATCCAAATTTTCTGAGGGGGAAATACAAACATTTATGTCTGTAGATGCTGATCGAACTGTCAATTTGTTCAACAGTCTCCATGATGCGTGGAG CTTGCCTTTACAAATTGGAGTGGCACTCTACCTTTTATATACACAAGTTAAATTTGCTTTTCTATCTGGAATGGCAATAACCATTCTATTGATTCCAG TGAATAAATGGATTTCTGAATTAATTGCAAGTGCTACTGAAAAAATGATGAAGCAAAAGGATGAGAG GATTAGCAAGACAGGAGAAATTTTGACACATATTCGCACTTTAAAAATGTATGGATGGGAGCATATTTTCTCTAGTCGGTTGATGGAGACCAGATCCTCAGAAGTGAAGCATTTAGCT ACACGGAAATATTTGGATGCGTGGTGTGTGTTCTTTTGGGCTACAACACCAACTCTCTTCTCTTTTTCCACTTTTGGCCTTTACACTTTGATGGGGCATCAACTTGAGGCTGCAACG GTCTTCACTTGTCTTGCTctgtttaataatttaatctcTCCTCTCAATTCATTTCCATGGGTCATCAATGGATTGATTGAT GCCTTTATATCAACCAGGAGATTGAGCAGATTTCTCTGCTGTTCAGAGTTCAAACATGAATTAGAGAAAAAAGTTCATTCTTTTTATCCTAATTATCAGCCTGATTTTGTATCTGATGACGCGGCTGTTATAATGCGTGATGCCTGTTGCACTTGGTCAAGCAGCGATGATGAGACACAAAATCTGGTGTTAAAGAATGTCACTTTCACGGTTCCAAAGGGTTCATTCATTGCAATAATTGGAGAG GTTGGTTCAGGTAAATCATCCTTATTGGGCGCAATATTGGGGGAAATGCAGTTCATCCGTGGGTCAGTTCATTCCATCAGATCTTGTGCATATGTGCCACAG GTACCATGGATTTTGTCTGGAACAGTACGTGAAAACATTTTATTTGGGGAAAAATATGACTCAGAAAG ATATTTAGACACTATAAAAGCCTGTGCACTGGATGTTGATATTTCATTAATGGCTGGAGGTGACATGGCTTACATTGGCGAGAAAGGAGTCAATTTATCTGGCGGGCAGAGAGCTCGGCTTGCTTTGGCAAG GGCTATTTATCAGGGATCAGATGTATATATGCTTGATGATGTCCTCAGTGCAGTTGATGCAGAAGTTGCCAGGTGCATTTTGCAGAACGCTATTTTGGGTCCACTTTTGGTTGAAAAAACTCGTCTTCTTTGCACCCACAACGTTCAG GCAATATCTTCTGCTGACATGGTAGTTATCATGGAGAAAGGACATGTGAAATGGATTGGAAGTTCAACTGACTTGGCTATGTCATCATATTCAGCATTCTCTCCACAAAATGAATTTGATACATTGTCTTATGTTCAAGAAAAGGAGCTCATCGCAAATACTTCTAGTGAAAGCAGAAAAAGCCCTTCACTGGACGAAGAATCTATTAAGGTTTCAGAAGGAGCACAAGAGATTTTTGAACCTGAGCAGAGGAAAGAGGGTAGAGTTGAACTTTCTGTATACAA AAGTTATGCAACTTTTTCTGGCTGGTTCATCACGACTATAATATGCCTTTCAGCTATTTTAATGCAAGCTTCACGTAATGGTAATGACTTGTGGCTTTCATATTGGGTTGACACAACACGAAGTAGTCAGGAAGGATTCTCCACATCCTTCTATCTG GTTGTACTTTGCATCTTTTGTATTGTAAATTCATCTCTAACATTGGTGAGAGCATTCTCTTTTGCTTTCGGTGGCTTACGTGCTGCAGTTGAGGTGCACAATATGTTATTTTATAAGCTTGTTGATGCACCTGTACAGTTTTTTGACCAAACACCTACTGGAAGAATACTAAACAG GTTGTCTTCAGATCTCTATACAATAGATGATTCTCTTCCATTCGTTCTCAATATTCTCCTTGCAAATTTTGTTGGCCTTCTGGGAATAGCAATAGTTTTGTCCTATGTTCAG GTCACCTTCTTGCTTTTAATGGTGCCATTTTGGTTTATTTACAGCAAGTTACAG TTCTTCTACAGATCAACATCCAGGGAACTGCGAAGGCTGGATAGCGTTTCTCGTTCTCCTATATATGCAACCTTTACAGAAACACTTGATGGATCGTCCACTATAAGGGCATTTAAGTCTGAG GAGTGTTTCTTGGCCAAGTTCACTGAGCTTGTGACCTTGTATCAACGAACTTCTTACTCGGAAACAATTGCGAGTTTGTGGCTTGCCCTGCGCCTCCAG TTGTTAGGAGCATTTGTCATCTCATTTATTGCTGTGATGGCTGTTGTGGGATCCCGCGGTTATTTGCCAATTAGCTTTGGGACTCCTGGACTG GTTGGTTTGGCTCTATCATATGCAGCTCCAATTGTGTCGTTGTTGGGAAATTTTCTTACAAATTTTACTGAAATAGAGAAGGAAATGGTTTCTGTTGAAAGAGCTCTTCAA TACATGGATATTCCCCGAGAAAATCTTGAAGGATCGCAGTCACTGGATCCTAATTGGCCTTTTCAAGGATTGATCAAGTTTCAGAGTGTTACAATGAGATACAAGCCATCTTTGCCACCTGCTCTAAATGGTGTGAATTTCACTATCATAGGAGGAACACAG GTGGGAATTGTTGGAAGAACAGGGGCTGGAAAATCCAGTATCTTGAATGCCCTTTTCCACCTAACTCCAGTAAGCAGTGGTTGCATTCTGGTAGACGGCCTGAACATAGTTGATGTCCCTGTTAGAGATCTCCGAGCACACTTTTCTGTTGTGCCCCAGAGTCCCTTCCTGTTTGAAGGATCATTAAG GGATAACCTAGATCCTCTCCAGATGAGTAATGATTTGAAAATTTGGAGCATTCTAGAGAAATGTCATGTCAAGGAGGAAATAGAAATGGCAGGTGGACTGGATATTCATGTAAAGGGGTCTGGATCATCATTTTCCGTTGGGCAAAGGCAGCTTCTGTGCCTTGCTCGTGCTCTTCTCAAGTCATCTAAG GTACTTTGTTTAGATGAATGCACAGCTAATGTTGACACTCAAACAGCTTCAGCGCTACAAAATGTAATATCTACTGAATGCAAAGGCGTAACTGTGGTCACAATTGCTCATCGCATTTCCACTGTTGTGAATATGAACACCATCCTAGTTCTTGACCATGGCAATGTG ATTGAGCAAGGTAACCCACAAGCTCTTCTTCAAGACGAGTTCTCAAGATTTTCAAGTTTTGCGAAAGCTTCTACCATGTGA
- the LOC126680295 gene encoding probable N-acetyltransferase HLS1, translating to MSFKVAAQTFPICPINAEEAVTVREYDEERDKAAVEEMEKRCEVGQKGKPSLVTDLLGDPICRIRHFPSHVMMIAEYGEEKTIVGVIRVCIKTVTRGNSLGYVNMAYILGLRVSPTHRRLGIGIKLVQETENWCKKKGVEYTYIATDCTNEPSVNLFTRKCSYSKFRALSMLVQPVHAHYKPLNSNITIVRLTPKLAEIIYRRAFANAEFFPQDIGSILSNNLNLGTFMAIPKKNLSKWNPNTEIDRLPSCFAILSVWNTKEVFKLQVKGVSKLTYAFCKGSRVLDSCMPWLKLPSFPDVFRQFGVYFLHGLHMEGEHAPRLMKALCGFAHNMARDDDGCGAVVAEVGHGDPVRDVIPHWRKFSWAEDLWCIKKISNDDDDDHEPSDWVKSRPSKVIYVDPRDL from the exons ATGTCGTTTAAAGTGGCTGCTCAGACTTTTCCCATTTGTCCGATCAACGCTGAGGAGGCGGTGACGGTGAGAGAATACGATGAGGAAAGAGATAAGGCGGCGGTGGAGGAGATGGAGAAGAGATGCGAAGTTGGTCAGAAAGGAAAACCTTCTCTTGTCACTGATCTTTTGGGCGACCCGATATGTCGCATTCGTCATTTTCCATCTCATGTTATGATG ATAGCAGAATATGGAGAAGAAAAAACTATAGTTGGAGTAATAAGAGTATGCATTAAAACAGTGACAAGAGGAAATTCATTAGGTTATGTAAATATGGCTTACATTTTGGGATTAAGGGTCTCTCCTACTCACAG GAGACTAGGCATCGGTATCAAATTAGTGCAAGAGACGGAAAATTGGTGTAAGAAAAAAGGCGTTGAGTACACATATATCGCAACAGATTGCACCAATGAGCCTTCCGTCAATCTATTTACTAGAAAATGCTCTTACTCAAAATTCCGTGCTCTTTCCATGTTAGTGCAACCGGTTCACGCCCATTACAAACCATTAAACTCCAACATAACCATCGTCAGACTAACTCCGAAACTGGCGGAAATAATTTATCGTCGAGCATTTGCCAACGCAGAATTTTTCCCTCAAGACATTGgttcaattttatcaaataacCTAAATTTAGGCACATTTATGGCCATACCCAAAAAAAATCTCTCAAAATGGAATCCGAACACAGAAATTGATCGTCTTCCGTCATGTTTTGCGATATTAAGTGTATGGAACACTAAGGAAGTGTTCAAATTACAAGTAAAAGGAGTTTCAAAGCTAACATATGCATTTTGTAAAGGTTCTAGGGTTCTTGATTCATGTATGCCATGGCTAAAGTTGCCTTCATTTCCTGATGTTTTTAGACAATTTGGAGTTTATTTCTTGCATGGCTTGCATATGGAAGGTGAACATGCACCGCGGCTCATGAAGGCTCTATGTGGCTTTGCACATAATATGGCTAGAGATGATGATGGGTGTGGGGCTGTGGTGGCTGAAGTGGGCCACGGGGACCCGGTTAGAGATGTGATCCCACATTGGAGGAAATTTTCTTGGGCGGAAGATTTATGGTGCATCAAGAAAATTagtaatgatgatgatgatgatcatGAGCCGTCCGATTGGGTGAAATCAAGACCTTCAAAAGTTATTTATGTTGACCCTCGTGATCTTTGA